The window ATGGAAGATGGTTTACGGTTTGCAATTCGTGAAGGTGGTCGTACCGTAGGTGCGGGCGTCGTTGCGAAAATTACTGAGTAATGACAATGACAACGACAGCAGCAGTTAAAAATCAGCGCATTAGAATTCGGTTAAAGGCATTTGATCATCGTTTGATCGATGTCTCTACCAAAGAAATTGTTGATACGGCAAAAAGAACGGGTGCTCGAATCAAGGGCCCAATTCCTTTGCCTACTGATTTGGAGAAATTCACGATTCTTATTTCTCCATTCAAGCACAAAGATGCGCGTGATCAGTACGAAATTCGTACGCATAAGCGCTTAATCGATATCATCGATCCAACAGATAAGACTGTCGATGCATTGATGAAGCTAGATTTGGCAGCTGGTGTCGATGTTGAGATCAGCGTTGATTAAGAGGTTATAACAATGGCAGTTGGTATTGTCGGAAAAAAAGTAGGTATGACTCGCTGCTTTACAGAAGAAGGCGGAGCAGTTCCTGTAACTGTAGTCTATGTAGAGCCAAATCGAGTTACGCAAGTAAAGACGGTGGAAACCGACGGCTATAACGGCATTCAGGTTGTGGCGGGTTTGCGACGTGCGAATCTTGTCAGTAAGCCTAAAGCTGGGCATTTTGCTAAAGCGGGTGTAGAGCCTGGTGATATGCTGTGTGAATTTCGTATTCACGAAGGAGAAACTTCCTCCCTGAACGTGGGTGATCAGGTTAAAGTGGATCACTTTAGTGCAGGTCAGATGGTCGATATTCGGGGTACCTCAAAAGGTAAAGGTTATGCAGGTGTTATCAAACGTTATAATTTTAAACAACAGCCTGTAAGTCATGGTAACTCCCTAACCACACGTGCTCCCGGATCAATTGGTCAAAACCAAACCCCTGGTAAAGTATATAAAGGTCGTAAAATGGCAGGTCATATGGGTAATGCCCGCGTGACTGTGCAAGGGCATAAAGTTTTTCGCGTTGATACCGCAACTAATGTGATTTTAATTAAGGGTTCAGTGCCTGGCGCACCTGGAAGTTACGTAGTGATTTTGCCTAGTGTAAAAGCCAAGAAGAAGGAGGCTAACTAATGGCCATTAATTTAAATCTTACTGGTGCATCAGGTAGTAAGTCAGTTGAACTGAATGAAGCTGTATTTGGTCAAGCTTATAACGAACCTCTTATTCATCAAGTGCTCACTGCTTATTTTGCAGGGGCACGTGCTGGTACTAAGGCACAAAAAACACGTGCTGAAGTGAGAGGCGGTGGTAAAAAACCTTGGAAACAAAAAGGTACAGGCCGTGCACGTGCTGGTTCATCTCGAAGCCCAATTTGGCGTTCAGGTGGTACAACTTTCGCTGCTAAGCCACGTGATTACAGTCAAAAAGTGAATCGTAAAATGTATCGTAGTGCGATTTGTTCGATTTTATCTGAGCTGGTTCGAAGTGAACGAATAATTGGTATTGAATCGTTATCATTAAATGCGCCAAAGACCAAAGAGTTGATGGGTAAATTAAAAGACCTCGATTGCAATCATGTTTTGATCGTAATTAATGATCATGATACCAATGTACTGTTGGCAGCTCGAAATCTACCGAATATTGATGTCTGTACAGCGGCCGATATTGATCCGGTCGGTTTGATTGCTTACGACAAAATTATTATGACTGTCGACGCCCTCAAACATATCGAGGAGAAATTACAATGATTGATGAACGCTCATATAAAGTATTGCTTGCTCCTCATATTTCTGAAAAAGCGTCAATTGTTGGTGATCGACATCGACAATATGTTTTTAAAGTGATAAAAGATGCTAATAAGCAAGAGATTAAAAAGGCCGTTGAACAGCTGTTCAAGGTTAATGTGGATCACGTTCGTATTGTGAACAAGAAACCAACCATAGTCCGCAATAAAATTGGCATTGGGCGACGAAGCGGTTGGAAGAAGGCCTATGTGAAAGTCGCAGCAGGTCAGTCAATTGATTTTTCCGGCTTGGTATAGGAGTTGAGTGAAGATGGCTATTAAAAAAGCTAAACCAACATCACCGGGACGCCGTTTTGTTGTTGCACCTTCGAAAGAGGGATTGCATAAAGGACGTCCTTTAGCAGCATTAACTGTTGCGAAGGGTTCTTTAAAACCCGGCAAACGAGGCGATGGCCGCAATAACCAAGGCCGCATTACGACTCGTCATCGCGGTGGTGGTCATAAGCAGTTATATAGAATTATAGATTTTAAGCGAGATAAAGACGGTATTACTGGACTTATTGAACGAGTTGAGTATGATCCTAACCGTAGCGCAAGTATTGCATTAATACTCTATGGTGATGGTGAGCGTCGATACATAGTCGCTCCTAAAGGCATGGCTCAAGGTGATAAAGTGATTTCTGGTCCTAACTCACCCATTGCAGTAGGTAATTGTTTGCCCTTGGCGAATATTCCAGTGGGTTCTACGGTTCATTGCGTAGAGATGAAACCCGCTAAAGGGGCGCAGATTGCACGTAGTGCTGGAACTTCGGTTCAATTTGTTGCGAAAGAAGGCGAGTTTGCTTCTATCAGAATGCGTTCTGGTGAATTGCGTCGTGTGCCTATTCAATGTCGTGCGACAATGGGTGAGGTATCCAATTCTGAGCATAACTTACGCTCTTTAGGTAAAGCCGGTGCGAAACGATGGCGCGGTATTCGACCTACAGTGCGTGGTGTGGCGATGAACCCAGTTGATCACCCACATGGTGGTGGTGAAGGTCGTACCTCAGGTGGTCGTCATCCAGTTAGTCCTACGGGTAAACCGACTAAAGGGGCTAAGACGCGTAAGAATAAGCGTACGAATAAGAATATCATCCGTGGCCGTGGTCGCGGACGTGGTAGTAAAGGTTAGGAGGATAGTAAGTGGCAGTACGTTCGAGTAAAAAAGGTCCGTTTGTAGACTACCATCTGCTAGCGAAAGTGGTTAAAGCGACCAAAAGTAATGATCGTAAACCGATTAAAACATGGTCACGTCGATCAACAATCATACCTGAAATGATTGGTGTGAATGTGGCTATCCATAATGGTCGCCAACATGTCCCTGTGTATATCACAGAAAACATGGTTGGGCATAAGCTCGGTGAATTTGCGCCTACTCGTACATTTAAGGGGCATTCAGCGGATAAAAAAGTTAAGGGTAAAGAGGATTAATCGTGGAAGTTGCAGCAATATATCGTTATGCACGTAGCTCAGCCCAAAAGGTTCGGCTCGTTGCTGATCAGATTCGTAATAAGCCCGTTGCTCGAGCGCTAGAAATTCTGGCATTCAGCAAGAAAGGCGCCGCTGAAATGGTTAAGAAAACTTTGGATTCAGCGATAGCTAACGCCGAAAATAATAAGGGTGCAGATATCGATGAACTGAAAGTTTCTGCGATCTTTGTTGATGATGGCCCAACGTTGAAACGTGTTAAACCACGTGCTCGTGGTCGTGCGGACCGTGTTTTAAAACGGATGTGTCATATCACTGTAAAAGTGTCAGATGAATAAGAGAGTGAGAATTTAGTATGGGACAAAAAGTTAACCCAATTGGTATGCGTCTTGGTATCACTCAAGAGTGGACCTCTACTTGGTATGCTGACCGTGGCAATTACGCTGCTTTTCTGCATGAAGACATTGCTACACGGAAGTATCTTCGCAAAGAACTTGCTCAAGCTGCAGTAAGTCGTATCGATATCGAACGTCCTGCAAAAACTGCGCGAGTCACTATTCATACGGCACGACCTGGTGTGATTATTGGTAAAAAAGGCGGTGATGTTGAGCGTCTACGGGTTAAAGTTAGTGAAATTATGGGCATACCCGCTCACGTGAATATTAAAGAAATTAAAAAGCCTGAATTGGATGCAACATTAGTAGCTGAAAGTATTGCGCAGCAATTAGAACGTCGTGTGATGTTTCGTCGTGCGATGAAGCGTGCAGTGCAAAATGCATTGCGTGCTGGTGCAGAGGGTATTCGAGTTGCGGTTGCTGGGCGATTGGGTGGAGCAGAAATTGCACGTACCGAATGGTATCGTGAAGGCCGTGTGCCTCTTCATACCTTGCGAGCCGATATTGATTACGGTACAGCAAGAGCAAACACCACATATGGTGTTATTGGTGTGAAAGTGTGGATTTTCAAAGGCGAAGTGTTTGAAGGCAAAGCCGCGAACACAGAAGCTGCTGAAGAACAACGAGATAAAAATTAAGGGGTAATGGCTATGATGCAGCCGAAGCGACAAAAATACCGAAAGATGCATAAAGGGCGTAATCGTGGATGCGCTACTGTAGGCAATCGTGTATCCTTCGGAGAATATGGACTCAAGTGTGTTGGGCGTGGGCGACTGACTCAGCGTCAGCTTGAGGCAGCTCGTCGAGTTATAGCTCGTATCACGAAGCGTGCTGGTAAAATGTGGGTTAGAGTATTTCCTGATAAACCGATTACGCAAAAGCCTCTTGAAGTTCGTATGGGTAAAGGTAAAGGTAATGTGGAATACTTTGTTGCTCTCATGCAGCCAGGCCGCATGGTGTTTGAATTAGATGGTGTTACCGAAGAAGTTGCGCGAGATGCTTTCGAGAAAGCAGCTGCTAAACTCGGTCTCCCTATGGTCTTTGTAAAACGAACGGTGATGTAATGAACGCGAAAGATTTACGATCGAAATCGACTCAGGAACTGCTAGACGAAATTAAGTCACTATTACGTGAGCAGTTTAATTTACGGATGCAGAAAGGATTGAGCGAAGGACTGAAAACGCATCAGTTCAAACTAGTCCGACGAGCTGTAGCTCGTGTGAAAACAATTTTAGCAGAGAGAGAGCGTGAAAATGGTTGAAGTAAC of the Gammaproteobacteria bacterium genome contains:
- a CDS encoding elongation factor Tu, with amino-acid sequence MEDGLRFAIREGGRTVGAGVVAKITE
- the rpsJ gene encoding 30S ribosomal protein S10 codes for the protein MTTTAAVKNQRIRIRLKAFDHRLIDVSTKEIVDTAKRTGARIKGPIPLPTDLEKFTILISPFKHKDARDQYEIRTHKRLIDIIDPTDKTVDALMKLDLAAGVDVEISVD
- the rplC gene encoding 50S ribosomal protein L3; translation: MAVGIVGKKVGMTRCFTEEGGAVPVTVVYVEPNRVTQVKTVETDGYNGIQVVAGLRRANLVSKPKAGHFAKAGVEPGDMLCEFRIHEGETSSLNVGDQVKVDHFSAGQMVDIRGTSKGKGYAGVIKRYNFKQQPVSHGNSLTTRAPGSIGQNQTPGKVYKGRKMAGHMGNARVTVQGHKVFRVDTATNVILIKGSVPGAPGSYVVILPSVKAKKKEAN
- the rplD gene encoding 50S ribosomal protein L4, producing MNLNLTGASGSKSVELNEAVFGQAYNEPLIHQVLTAYFAGARAGTKAQKTRAEVRGGGKKPWKQKGTGRARAGSSRSPIWRSGGTTFAAKPRDYSQKVNRKMYRSAICSILSELVRSERIIGIESLSLNAPKTKELMGKLKDLDCNHVLIVINDHDTNVLLAARNLPNIDVCTAADIDPVGLIAYDKIIMTVDALKHIEEKLQ
- the rplW gene encoding 50S ribosomal protein L23; this encodes MIDERSYKVLLAPHISEKASIVGDRHRQYVFKVIKDANKQEIKKAVEQLFKVNVDHVRIVNKKPTIVRNKIGIGRRSGWKKAYVKVAAGQSIDFSGLV
- the rplB gene encoding 50S ribosomal protein L2; the encoded protein is MAIKKAKPTSPGRRFVVAPSKEGLHKGRPLAALTVAKGSLKPGKRGDGRNNQGRITTRHRGGGHKQLYRIIDFKRDKDGITGLIERVEYDPNRSASIALILYGDGERRYIVAPKGMAQGDKVISGPNSPIAVGNCLPLANIPVGSTVHCVEMKPAKGAQIARSAGTSVQFVAKEGEFASIRMRSGELRRVPIQCRATMGEVSNSEHNLRSLGKAGAKRWRGIRPTVRGVAMNPVDHPHGGGEGRTSGGRHPVSPTGKPTKGAKTRKNKRTNKNIIRGRGRGRGSKG
- the rpsS gene encoding 30S ribosomal protein S19, coding for MAVRSSKKGPFVDYHLLAKVVKATKSNDRKPIKTWSRRSTIIPEMIGVNVAIHNGRQHVPVYITENMVGHKLGEFAPTRTFKGHSADKKVKGKED
- the rplV gene encoding 50S ribosomal protein L22, yielding MEVAAIYRYARSSAQKVRLVADQIRNKPVARALEILAFSKKGAAEMVKKTLDSAIANAENNKGADIDELKVSAIFVDDGPTLKRVKPRARGRADRVLKRMCHITVKVSDE
- the rpsC gene encoding 30S ribosomal protein S3, with translation MGQKVNPIGMRLGITQEWTSTWYADRGNYAAFLHEDIATRKYLRKELAQAAVSRIDIERPAKTARVTIHTARPGVIIGKKGGDVERLRVKVSEIMGIPAHVNIKEIKKPELDATLVAESIAQQLERRVMFRRAMKRAVQNALRAGAEGIRVAVAGRLGGAEIARTEWYREGRVPLHTLRADIDYGTARANTTYGVIGVKVWIFKGEVFEGKAANTEAAEEQRDKN
- the rplP gene encoding 50S ribosomal protein L16; this encodes MMQPKRQKYRKMHKGRNRGCATVGNRVSFGEYGLKCVGRGRLTQRQLEAARRVIARITKRAGKMWVRVFPDKPITQKPLEVRMGKGKGNVEYFVALMQPGRMVFELDGVTEEVARDAFEKAAAKLGLPMVFVKRTVM
- the rpmC gene encoding 50S ribosomal protein L29, which translates into the protein MNAKDLRSKSTQELLDEIKSLLREQFNLRMQKGLSEGLKTHQFKLVRRAVARVKTILAERERENG